The following is a genomic window from Rutidosis leptorrhynchoides isolate AG116_Rl617_1_P2 chromosome 8, CSIRO_AGI_Rlap_v1, whole genome shotgun sequence.
ccatgaacccggatatgctgCCTGCTGGGAGCTTATTGAACCATTGGATATGCTGCCTGCTGGGAGCTTATTGAACCATTCGTGTgcaataccctgcagtgtcatgggaaatatctgacatgcaatTGGATCCACCCATTCCTAGGTGCGCATTGTGCCTTCAAACCGCTGCAGGAAATCATCTGGATCAGTCAAGCCATGATAGGTACCCAACGtgtgaggtatctttggtgctgatggaaacggatatgcagttatgtgcggaggaaacttatcaaaagtagttggtagctcaaaaggtggtttaacagggtcacctttgagacctgtgaagaaacgcttcatcatatcctgaacaaagtcaggttgtgaaaataagtgaaccatgtcAGGAGGCGCACCCTGCATAAATTGCCCCGCGAGGTTCGCCTGCCCCTTAATATTTTGCCAAGACTGCCCTGGCGTCTGCGCATATGGCCAAGGCTATTGTATTGGGAAAGATGGGAGCCCTGACGGCACAGAGTACACAGGTTGATGAAAAGGAATCGACACCCGTGGAGCAGATGTCTGCGAGACATGCGGGTATGCTGCTAAAAGTCCGACTGTATgagcagtgctttgctgttctgcagTTAGTGGTGTCCAATGCGAGTTTGCGTCTGGAatgacaccaaatccccaactattaagtaatgcctgcgcatccgcaggggttAGAAACTGTGAAACTGGAGGCGGCGGCTGCCAAGGCTGCAACGGTGTAAACGACGAATTTTGTTGATCACTCTGTGTCTGCAAAGGGATTGAAACCGTAGTGCTGTAGATGGGCATCTGGCCACAATATACTACATGCGGCCCCACAGTTTCTCCGCCAGTGCCAACAGAGATAacccttggatccactgcggaAAAATTTAGCCGTGTAGTTGTAaccggcgagtttgcccttggtgGTGTTATTCCATCTGggtatatcggcttatacctctgaaaaggttCGCCGGACATAGGTGGAGGGTAAGGCGCGAttcccgcccccgtagtcatagcttgcgtctgctgattaccagacggcgtgTTCTGATTATcagtttgagtacgttccgatgattccccggaagtcatgattctGTTAAAGAAACAAAAAATTCGAAAATTTTGTGAGTAACGAGCCTTATAATTCAAAAgtttaaaagaaaaaacaattaaacacgtcttgaattaattcggctctcaatgaaagcaccacttgatcatgcgtaTATTTCCCAAAGGTCAATACACATGTTCAATACATTTaaagaggtttaaggatcttagaacttggctctctggtccggctaccgtgaataaccctggccaacATGATGATGTCGGGAGAGTGgctaagtgattaagtccaccttcgatgacggccGTCGATCGGAAGACCCTAAATAAGGTTGTAGGCAACAGTCGTGAAAGAACTAACATGTTAACCTTAGAAGATGATGATAGTTGTTACGTGAGATGTGCTACGTGAGATCTGATCTTTAGAATGACGATTAGGGTTagcatatataggcaaaccctaattctagaatcctccacGATTGTGGTAATCCTttccataactaactcccccgtatctcggatataattatggaaaagattacCGAACTTGGTCAACAAGTAACCGCCATACCGAGAACAAAGTATTCAATGCGCTACCGCACACCGCAGAGATTCCATGCGCATGCGCACACTAGTGCTTGCCCGCGTATAGCATGCGCTTGCGGGTCGCGGTATCATTAACCACTTCATAGTCGTACATCATTATTTGGGTTAATGCtacatattttatttatttaaattaattgatACATGAAATCAAAGCCAAATTTACATGCTTAGGGTTTGAACGAGTATTAGTTTTTGAAAGAGATTATTTATAGGTAACCGTCCACTGATTTTGTTATTGTTAGTAGAGGTTACCATATGAAAGCATCCGAACTATGTGCTTATATACAATTTGAAAGGTGCGCTGCCTATCTTTCTGGACGTTGATAGGAGAGTTACTTTCACCTCGTATACATAGATAAGGTACTAGTCTACTAGAGGTATTCATTAATTTATTTTTGGTATAAATTGAGAGTCTGTTACTCAGCTTATTTATTGTAGCATTTGTGCAGTGAGCAAATGAAATTTTTAATTTTTGATAAGCCGCCTACAAAAACATTGGAGGAGGTCTGAGAGAGATATAAGGTATTATTCTACAATTGAGATGTTTGTTGCATTTTAGTTGAATAACTAGTTGAATGATCCATACGTTTAATATTTCATGATTATATTATGCACAACATATACTCACTCTTTATGTTCCACGCGTTTTGCATTTAGAATTAGCAATTCTCACCTCCTTGTACCTCAACTAACATTATTCTTTCCAGTTTGAAACCTCATGTTGTAATATTTCATCAAAAATAGACAAAAAAAATggctaattatcacatttttatagtTTTACTGAAGTTTGGAGTACTTGTAGTCACTAGTAAACCACAGGTCCCATGTTACTTCATATTCGGAGACTCTTTGGTCGATAGTGGCAACAACAATGATCTCGTAACAACGGCCAAAGCAAATTACCTACCTTATGGCATCGATTTTCCAAAAGGCGTCACAGGCAGATTCACCAATGGTCGAACCATCGCAGATATGATTGGTCTTTTTTTTCTCCTTTTTAATAAACTAACATTAGATTATATTTCTTATATATAAGTTTGGATCTTTTCTTAACATATGGTGAGgtgatatattatattaaatatatgaatCATCAGTTGATACATGAAATCTTTGTATTCTTCAAACTAAATTGAAATATATCTTTTTCACTCATTAAAAACATAGTTATTTAGTTCATTGCAGGTGAACTTCTAGGTTTCCACGAGTTCATTCCAACGTACGCCACAGTAACCGATCATCAAATGAGTAAAGGAGTAAATTACGCTAGCGGTGGAGCAGGCATACGATGTGAAACTGGAATTCATCTGGTAACTGCACATCATATCATATACGAGTAATATTTTAAGTAATGTTTCCATTTCCATCTGTTTGAAAAGCGTGTCCGATTCTATGTctcttagaaacagacaaattttcAGATTGGGTGATGACAAAGAAATAGTTTACTAAATTAAGAGTTCTAGAGAAACAGATCattaagtgaaaaatcaaacatacATCTTTGTTCAAAAGCAAGAATTGCAATGCGATCGATCAATGAAATCATGAACTGATCGATGAATCTGTTTAATTTTTTCAAAGGGTGATCGAATAAGCTTAAAAAGACAATTATGCAACCACAATACAATAGTTTCACGCCTTTTTGATATACAAAGGAACATCACATTCACCAATCAACACCTCAACAAATGCATATACGTAGTATACACCGGAAGCAACGATTACATCAACAATTACTTAAGGCCAACCATATACACAACGAGCCATATTTATACACCTTATGAATATGCAACAAACCTCATACAACAGTACTCTCAAGAACTTAAGGTAAATATGCTATTTTTCGCTTTGTACCACTTTTTGGTTACACTTGTATTTTCTCAATCGTAATTGAGTCATATCTTGACACTTAACAGAATTTGTACAATTTGGGAGGTCGAAAAATTGTTGTGTTTGGTCTTCCTCTAATAGGATGTGCGCCTGCTGTAATATCATATTTTGGTACTAAAGGAAAGCGTTGTGTTGAGTCAATTAACGATGCGGTTAAACAGTTTAATGACAAACTTAAGCCTCTTGTTGATGAACTAAACCATGACAACCAAGATGCAAAGTTCACATTTATCAATGTTTCACGCATTTCAGAGATACAAAATGGTAATCAAACAACAAACTATTTGCATTTGCATACAAGTTATAAACAAGTACAAAGATTAGTTAACCATTTaatattttttctttattgttttCAGTTATACCATTACCAAATTTTCCTTGTTGTGAAGTGAAGGCAGACGCATTATGTGCTCATACAACAAATATTTGCAATATTCGTGCATTGTCTATTTACTTCGATGGTTTACATCCCACAGAAGAGGCCAACAATATCATCGCGGCTACTTCATATATTGCGCTGTCAGATATGGATGCTTCCCCTTATGATATTAGTCATTTGATTCGACTTTAACGTGGAGTTATGAATTCTGAGATAAAATTTAAGTAAATTTTTGAAACCAAAACTGAATATAATTATTAAGATAACTACTGGAGATAATCATATGTGCAGCCATAAAAGTAATAGTCTCATGCTGTTAACCTGTTTGGTGTATATTAAAAATTTGAGGGCTAAGGTTTATATAAGAAATGAATTTTAAAATACCTTAACGACAGCCCTAATGTCATTAGCATTTTCGTATTAAAATTTGGGACTGATATTTTGCCCAATGACTTGTTGGGACTGATATTTTGCCCAATGACCCAGTGGCTCGGAACATTGCATATTGCCCAGTGGCTCAATAAGGTTAGATAAAATGTGCTAATGTAGTTGGAGGAGACGCCCAATTAGCTCATATCTTATATTTTGACCAAATGTATCCGTGATAAATAAATAATAGAGTAAATTATATCGATGTGAAGCATATTTTAGAGTGAGGAGGAAATAATGAAATTCATCTAGAATCATATTAACTGTGTCAATACAAATAAGAGTAAAGTAAATATGTGGCTGTTATACACCTAGTTGAGTGTAGAATCAAAAAATGATTCGTGAATAAGATTATGAAAAgtttaaaattttgaaaaatgtgcaCCCAACTTATTTTTCAACCAATGAAATGTTGATTCTACACCCAACTTATATGTATAACAGTCACATATTCACTATCCTCGTACAAATAATCAATATGCATGGAAAAACTGTTGGcggaaatcttccatgcgctaaAAACGCTTCAGGCACATGGGCGAACATTGTTAGATGTATAGAATTGACACACACCAACAATTACATCTCAACAAGCAGTTTACGCCTAAAATTGGGTAATGGTTCACACACACTGTTTTGGCATGACCCTTGGATTTTTGAAATCTCTCTTGCTGCTCGTTTTCCGAGTTTATTCTCTCTTGATCAGAATCGAACAAGCTCAGTAGCCTCTAGATTTTCTAATGGGTCTTGGTTGTGGTTTTGGCGTCGGCCTCCAAGAGGAGGTGTGGAAGATAGTGAATTCACAGAATTATGCGAAGCTCTTCACTCGGTTTCCCTTTCTGCAGTTtcggtgtaacaacccaaaccttgATACGCTAAAAATAtgaccaattttttttttctgtttcaatacatctggacggcgtccagatatgaaggccaggacggcgtccagctttttgggacggcgtcccaatgaactaccagggactgatccccgtgctcaatttacatgagc
Proteins encoded in this region:
- the LOC139864394 gene encoding GDSL esterase/lipase At1g29670-like — its product is MANYHIFIVLLKFGVLVVTSKPQVPCYFIFGDSLVDSGNNNDLVTTAKANYLPYGIDFPKGVTGRFTNGRTIADMIGELLGFHEFIPTYATVTDHQMSKGVNYASGGAGIRCETGIHLGDRISLKRQLCNHNTIVSRLFDIQRNITFTNQHLNKCIYVVYTGSNDYINNYLRPTIYTTSHIYTPYEYATNLIQQYSQELKNLYNLGGRKIVVFGLPLIGCAPAVISYFGTKGKRCVESINDAVKQFNDKLKPLVDELNHDNQDAKFTFINVSRISEIQNVIPLPNFPCCEVKADALCAHTTNICNIRALSIYFDGLHPTEEANNIIAATSYIALSDMDASPYDISHLIRL